A genomic segment from Branchiostoma floridae strain S238N-H82 chromosome 7, Bfl_VNyyK, whole genome shotgun sequence encodes:
- the LOC118419634 gene encoding relaxin receptor 1-like codes for MFSLTDLSLAGNKISRLPGDFFGNLGHLDHLNLSFNPFLELKEGSFDGLRNITSLDLRGIKIKNISRRMFKDLTSLNHIYFSRFRYCGLTPHVRNCEPKTDGLSSFEDLLANVVLRMSVWVIAIVTCLGNTAVMIGRTVMKQENKVHSLFIKNLCASDFIMGVYLLVIATKDMMFRGVYHRHTHAWTNSLGCQITGFLAMLSAEVSVLLLTYMSVERFLCVVFPYRDNRPNLRQAAVAICLIWFFGLLLSAAPLFIPYYFDHFYGSNGVCFPLHLHEPHMTGWEYSAFIFLGVNFVSVLVIGAAYVGMFISIQRTRQQIATHLTLFTDMSFAKRFFFIVLTDSLVWLPITIIKFIALAGIPIPGTMYAWIVIFVLPINSAINPILYSLTTRTFTTLLENIVKGSPLSLRSKPDYEKAPDAGTMTGNTYSTALSSSYPLRPLRNYRGMHVSRSTEFEVSVTTSSCQQNSTNGIGRDPSNHSLLGMRLLKPNLDDVPELPSTVSQAESNPDGKDDISESSNEENVTVVQEDEKTKIPEVVEIQHDVDIACEQIRYNAEEGSAAEEGNSVPEDEAYANGGATPQDNNTANTLDIIVTEAEVSAETSGYDTEMDGIA; via the exons ATGTTCAGCTTAACGGATCT CTCACTCGCCGGGAACAAGATCAGCCGTCTTCCAGGTGATTTCTTCGGAAATCTCGGACACCTGGATCACCT AAACCTCTCGTTCAATCCTTTCTTGGAACTCAAAGAAGGGAGTTTTGATGGACTCCGAAACATAACATCACT GGATCTGCGGGGAATAAAGATCAAGAACATCAGCCGCCGGATGTTCAAAGATCTTACATCGCTGAATCACAT ATACTTCAGCAGATTCCGCTACTGTGGGCTCACCCCGCACGTCCGGAACTGCGAGCCGAAGACTGACGGGTTGTCGTCGTTTGAAGACCTGCTGGCTAATGTTGTCCTGCGCATGAGCGTCTGGGTCATCGCCATAGTAACGTGCCTGGGGAACACGGCGGTCATGATTGGTCGAACGGTGATGAAGCAGGAGAACAAGGTCCATTCACTCTTCATAAAGAACCTCTGTG CGTCTGATTTCATCATGGGTGTCTACTTGCTTGTCATCGCCACGAAGGACATGATGTTCCGTGGCGTGTAccacagacacacgcacgcatgGACAAACAGTCTGGGCTGCCAGATCACCGGCTTCCTGGCCATGCTGTCCGCCGAGGTCTCCGTCCTGCTGCTCACCTACATGTCCGTGGAGAGATTCCTCTGCGTCGTGTTTCCGTACCGCGACAACCGGCCCAACCTCCGCCAAGCTGCCGTGGCAATCTGCCTGATCTGGTTCTTCGGGCTGCTCCTGTCTGCGGCGCCCCTCTTCATCCCGTACTACTTCGATCACTTCTACGGCAGCAACGGCGTCTGCTTCCCGCTTCACCTGCACGAGCCACACATGACGGGGTGGGAGTACAGCGCCTTCATCTTCCTGGGAGTCAACTTCGTCTCCGTGCTGGTGATAGGGGCTGCCTACGTGGGCATGTTCATATCCATTCAGCGCACGCGCCAGCAGATTGCCACTCACTTGACCCTCTTCACCGACATGTCCTTCGCCAAGCGCTTCTTCTTCATCGTGCTGACGGACTCGCTGGTCTGGCTGCCAATCACAATAATCAAGTTCATCGCTCTTGCTGGAATACCAATACCAG GGACCATGTACGCGTGGATTGTGATCTTCGTGCTGCCCATCAACAGCGCCATCAACCCCATCCTGTACTCCCTCACCACCAGAACCTTCACCACCCTGCTGGAGAACATCGTCAAAGGGAGTCCCCTGAGTCTGCGATCCAAACCCGACTACGAGAAGGCCCCGGATG CTGGGACAATGACCGGGAACACCTACTCAACAGCCCTTTCCTCCTCCTATCCACTCCGACCGCTGAGAAACTACCGAGGCATGCACG TAAGTCGCTCCACTGAGTTTGAGGTGTCAGTAACGACATCCAGTTGCCAACAGAACAGCACCAACGGTATCGGGCGCGACCCATCCAATCACTCCCTGCTGGGCATGCGGCTGCTGAAGCCCAACCTGGATGACGTGCCGGAGCTGCCATCTACCGTCAGTCAAGCAGAGTCCAACCCAGATGGCAAGGACGACATCAGCGAGTCTTCAAATGAAGAAAACGTAACGGTTGTTCAAGAAGACGAAAAAACGAAAATCCCAGAAGTTGTGGAGATCCAACATGACGTGGACATTGCGTGCGAGCAGATACGCTACAATGCTGAGGAAGGCAGCGCTGCTGAGGAAGGGAACTCGGTGCCAGAGGACGAAGCTTACGCGAATGGCGGTGCCACTCCCCAAGATAACAACACCGCAAACACACTTGATATTATTGTTACAGAAGCTGAGGTCAGTGCAGAAACATCTGGCTACGACACTGAAATGGATGGGATAGCCTGA